The proteins below are encoded in one region of Streptomyces roseirectus:
- a CDS encoding RNA polymerase sigma factor encodes MTGSVDGGGRDVGGGGVGGGGREEFDAFFQRTYPQLRARALLLWWHREEAEDAVQEAYVELLRHWDRVSGYEAPEAWAYRVMTQRLNRARRRWFRAQALEVRPAPAAGVEETAEARQVLAALRTLPDRQRQVLVLHCLQGMPQQEIADLLEISRGGVAASLHKARGKLGRAMGLPVDELPGGGDSLMAGGVGARPVSVTPTPSGDPLSGVLRHMEVWLTAACGPDGSAESR; translated from the coding sequence GTGACGGGCAGCGTCGATGGGGGTGGGCGCGACGTCGGAGGGGGCGGCGTCGGAGGGGGCGGGCGCGAGGAGTTCGACGCGTTCTTTCAGCGGACGTATCCCCAACTGCGGGCGCGGGCCCTGCTGTTGTGGTGGCACCGCGAGGAGGCGGAGGACGCCGTGCAGGAGGCGTACGTCGAACTGCTGCGGCACTGGGACCGGGTGTCGGGTTACGAGGCGCCGGAGGCGTGGGCGTACCGGGTCATGACGCAGCGGCTCAACCGGGCCCGGCGGAGGTGGTTCCGCGCGCAGGCGCTGGAGGTCCGGCCGGCGCCCGCGGCGGGCGTGGAGGAGACCGCCGAGGCCCGTCAAGTGCTCGCGGCGTTACGGACGTTGCCGGACCGGCAGCGTCAAGTCCTGGTGCTGCACTGCCTCCAGGGGATGCCGCAGCAGGAGATCGCCGACCTGCTGGAGATCAGCCGTGGCGGTGTCGCGGCGAGTCTGCACAAGGCGCGGGGCAAGCTCGGCAGGGCGATGGGGCTGCCGGTGGACGAACTGCCCGGTGGCGGCGACTCGTTGATGGCCGGGGGTGTCGGCGCGCGGCCGGTGTCCGTCACGCCGACGCCGTCCGGTGATCCGCTGAGCGGCGTCCTGCGGCACATGGAGGTCTGGCTGACGGCGGCCTGCGGGCCGGACGGGAGCGCTGAGAGCCGGTGA
- a CDS encoding DUF6232 family protein: protein MTEFDFQHFACRAGVSRGWILWVGAEAYPLHNIARATTVRIRPRRMAALGQFLAYALLLVVVSGVITEAARHGELNNADSGAVTDLVLLLDAVIGGILVIRLVSVLVTPVYHALVIETAGTPYTALVSTDKTIVSRLVFQIMDAIDNPEAEFQVSVENYHIGDKINMVGGHNNIGKQAN from the coding sequence TTGACGGAATTTGATTTCCAGCATTTCGCTTGCCGTGCCGGTGTTTCCCGAGGGTGGATCCTCTGGGTGGGGGCGGAGGCATATCCGCTGCACAACATCGCTCGGGCGACGACGGTACGGATCCGGCCCCGGCGGATGGCCGCGCTCGGGCAATTCCTCGCGTACGCGCTGCTTCTGGTGGTCGTCTCGGGTGTGATCACGGAGGCCGCGCGCCATGGGGAACTGAACAACGCGGACAGCGGGGCCGTCACAGATCTCGTGCTTCTGCTCGATGCCGTGATCGGCGGCATCCTGGTGATCCGACTGGTGTCCGTGCTGGTCACGCCCGTCTATCACGCGCTGGTCATCGAGACCGCCGGGACGCCGTACACCGCGCTCGTCAGCACGGACAAGACGATCGTCTCGCGGCTCGTCTTCCAGATCATGGACGCGATCGACAATCCCGAGGCCGAATTCCAGGTGTCGGTCGAGAACTATCACATCGGCGACAAGATCAATATGGTCGGCGGGCACAACAACATCGGGAAGCAGGCGAATTGA
- a CDS encoding dihydrodipicolinate synthase family protein codes for MTIQLPTPDGGLQAYEPRAEPLAVTPGVPFTSRTVFSAAHVVADPFADVSPDSPAAVDWDATLAFRRHLWSHGLGVAEAMDTAQRGMGLDWAGAAELIRRSAAEAKAVGGRIACGVGTDQLPTTGGSLAAIRAAYEEQLTLVEESGAQAILMASRALAATATGPEDYLEVYGHLLRQATEPVVLHWLGPMFDPALEGYWGSSDLDAATDTFLDVIAAHPDKVDGIKVSLLDAQREVDLRRRLPQGVRCYTGDDFNYPELIAGDEKGFSHALLGIFDPLGPLAAEAVRVLDTGNTDGFRALLDPTVELSRHLFQTPTRFYKTGVVFLAWLAGHQSHFTMVGGLQSARSLPHFARAYRLADGLGLFPDPKLAEERMKSLLAVYGVNQ; via the coding sequence GTGACCATCCAACTCCCCACCCCGGACGGCGGGTTGCAGGCGTACGAGCCGCGCGCCGAACCCCTCGCCGTCACCCCCGGCGTCCCCTTCACCTCCCGGACGGTCTTCTCGGCGGCCCACGTCGTCGCGGACCCCTTCGCCGACGTCTCCCCGGACTCCCCGGCCGCCGTCGACTGGGACGCCACCCTCGCCTTCCGCCGCCACCTGTGGTCCCACGGCCTCGGGGTCGCCGAGGCGATGGACACCGCCCAGCGCGGCATGGGCCTCGACTGGGCCGGCGCCGCCGAACTGATCCGCCGAAGTGCCGCCGAGGCCAAGGCCGTTGGCGGACGCATCGCCTGCGGCGTCGGCACCGACCAGCTCCCCACGACCGGCGGATCCCTCGCGGCGATCCGAGCGGCCTACGAGGAGCAGCTGACCCTCGTCGAGGAGTCCGGCGCCCAGGCCATCCTGATGGCGTCCAGGGCCCTCGCGGCCACCGCCACCGGACCTGAGGACTACCTGGAGGTGTACGGCCACCTCCTGCGCCAAGCCACCGAACCGGTCGTCCTGCACTGGCTGGGCCCCATGTTCGACCCGGCACTCGAGGGCTACTGGGGCTCCTCCGACCTCGACGCGGCGACGGACACGTTCCTCGACGTCATCGCCGCCCACCCCGACAAGGTCGACGGCATCAAGGTCTCCCTCCTCGACGCCCAGCGCGAGGTCGACCTGCGCCGCCGCCTCCCGCAGGGCGTGCGCTGCTACACCGGCGACGACTTCAACTACCCCGAGCTGATCGCGGGCGACGAAAAGGGCTTCAGCCACGCCCTGTTGGGCATCTTCGACCCCCTGGGCCCGCTCGCGGCCGAGGCGGTACGCGTCCTCGACACCGGCAACACGGACGGCTTCCGCGCCCTGCTCGACCCGACGGTGGAGCTCTCCCGCCACCTCTTCCAGACGCCGACCCGCTTCTACAAGACGGGAGTTGTGTTCCTGGCCTGGCTCGCGGGCCACCAGTCGCACTTCACGATGGTCGGCGGCCTCCAGTCCGCCCGCTCCCTCCCGCACTTCGCCCGCGCCTACCGACTCGCCGACGGACTGGGCCTGTTCCCCGACCCGAAGCTCGCCGAGGAGCGCATGAAGAGCCTGCTGGCGGTCTACGGGGTGAACCAGTGA
- a CDS encoding LacI family DNA-binding transcriptional regulator has protein sequence MTVTLADVAARAQVSPATVSRVLNGNYPVAATTRERVLRAVDELDYVLNGPASALAASTSDLVGILVNDIADPFFGIMAGAVQSEIGGSGSGGRAGGERLAVVCNTGGDPERELTYLTLLQRQRAAAVILTGGAIENEAHAIAVAAKLRRLESAGTRVVLCGRPPVQDTKAIALAFDNRGGGRELTEHLIGLGHRRLGYIAGPEERTTTRHRLEGHRAALEAAGIEELGGWTVHGPYDRRAGYEATLELLRRDPSLTAVVAANDSVALGACAALRDSGLRIPDDVSVAGFDDLPFSIDAVPSLTTVRLPLAEAGARAGRIAMGREEPPPGGIAVIRGELMVRGSSGVPRG, from the coding sequence ATGACGGTGACCCTGGCGGACGTGGCGGCCCGCGCACAGGTCTCCCCCGCGACGGTTTCGCGCGTACTCAACGGGAACTACCCCGTGGCGGCTACTACCCGAGAGCGAGTACTTCGGGCGGTGGACGAGCTGGACTACGTCCTCAACGGGCCCGCGAGCGCGCTCGCCGCGTCCACCTCCGACCTGGTCGGCATCCTCGTCAACGACATCGCCGACCCGTTCTTCGGGATCATGGCCGGCGCCGTGCAGTCCGAGATCGGGGGATCCGGGTCCGGGGGGCGGGCCGGCGGGGAACGGCTCGCGGTCGTGTGCAACACCGGAGGCGATCCCGAACGGGAGCTGACGTACCTCACGCTGCTCCAGCGGCAGCGGGCCGCCGCCGTGATCCTCACCGGCGGCGCCATCGAGAACGAGGCCCACGCGATCGCCGTCGCCGCGAAGTTGAGGCGGCTGGAGAGCGCGGGGACGCGGGTCGTGCTGTGCGGACGGCCGCCCGTGCAGGACACCAAGGCGATCGCGCTCGCCTTCGACAACCGGGGCGGGGGGCGGGAGTTGACCGAACACCTCATCGGGCTCGGGCACCGGCGGCTCGGCTACATCGCCGGGCCCGAGGAGCGGACGACCACCCGGCACCGGCTCGAAGGGCACCGGGCGGCTCTGGAGGCCGCCGGGATCGAGGAGTTGGGGGGCTGGACCGTGCACGGGCCCTACGACCGGCGGGCCGGGTACGAGGCCACGCTCGAACTGCTGCGCAGGGACCCCTCGTTGACGGCCGTGGTGGCCGCGAACGACTCCGTGGCGCTGGGAGCCTGCGCCGCGCTGCGGGACTCCGGGCTGCGGATTCCGGACGACGTCTCCGTCGCCGGGTTCGACGATCTGCCGTTCAGCATCGACGCGGTGCCGTCGCTGACGACCGTGCGGTTGCCGTTGGCGGAGGCGGGGGCTCGGGCCGGGCGGATCGCGATGGGGCGGGAGGAGCCGCCGCCCGGGGGGATCGCCGTGATCCGGGGGGAGTTGATGGTGCGGGGGTCTTCGGGGGTACCCCGGGGGTAG
- the rbsD gene encoding D-ribose pyranase: protein MKKGGILNRHLAGAVAELGHGDGVLVCDVGMPIPDGPRVVDLAFRAGVPSFSDVLAGLLDELVVESAVAAEEVREVNPGAAELLAGSFGDLSYVSHEKLKELSAGARLVVRTGEARPYANVLLRCGVFF from the coding sequence GTGAAGAAGGGCGGGATTCTGAACCGTCATCTCGCCGGTGCCGTCGCCGAGTTGGGGCACGGGGACGGGGTGCTCGTGTGTGACGTGGGGATGCCGATTCCGGACGGGCCCCGGGTGGTGGACCTCGCGTTCCGGGCCGGTGTGCCGTCGTTCTCCGACGTACTCGCCGGGCTCCTCGACGAGTTGGTGGTCGAGTCGGCCGTCGCGGCGGAGGAGGTGCGTGAAGTCAACCCCGGTGCGGCTGAGTTGCTGGCCGGGAGTTTCGGTGATCTCTCGTACGTGTCGCACGAGAAGTTGAAGGAGCTGTCTGCCGGGGCGCGGTTGGTGGTGCGGACCGGGGAGGCTCGGCCGTATGCGAACGTGCTGTTGCGGTGCGGGGTGTTCTTCTAA
- a CDS encoding Gfo/Idh/MocA family protein — MTRKTVRIAMNGVTGRMGYRQHLVRSILAIREQGGLDLGDGTVLWPEPILVGRREHALRAMAEEHGLEHISTDVDAVLADPTVDIYFDAQVTSAREDAIKKAIAAGKHIYTEKPTATGLAGALDLARLANEKGIKHGVVQDKIFLPGLLKLKRLIDGGFFGRILSIRGEFGYWVFEGDWQPAQRPSWNYRAEDGGGIVVDMFPHWEYVLHELFGRVKSVQALATTHIPQRWDENDKPYDATADDAAYGIFELDGGAIAQINSSWAVRVNRDELVEFQVDGTEGSAVAGLRNCRAQHRSSTPKPVWNPDIPATEVFRDQWQEVPDNGEFDNGFKAQWELFLKHVYADAPYHWDLLAGARGVQLAELGLKSSTEGRRLDVPEISL, encoded by the coding sequence GTGACACGCAAAACGGTGCGTATCGCCATGAACGGCGTCACCGGACGTATGGGCTACCGCCAGCACCTCGTCCGCTCCATCCTGGCGATCCGCGAACAGGGCGGCCTCGACCTCGGCGACGGCACCGTGCTGTGGCCCGAGCCGATCCTGGTCGGCCGCCGCGAGCACGCCCTGCGCGCGATGGCCGAGGAGCACGGCCTGGAGCACATCTCGACGGACGTCGACGCGGTCCTCGCCGACCCGACCGTCGACATCTACTTCGACGCCCAGGTCACCTCCGCCCGCGAGGACGCGATCAAGAAAGCGATTGCCGCCGGCAAGCACATCTACACCGAGAAGCCGACCGCGACCGGCCTCGCCGGCGCCCTCGACCTCGCCCGCCTCGCGAACGAGAAGGGCATCAAGCACGGCGTCGTCCAGGACAAGATCTTCCTCCCCGGCCTGCTCAAGCTGAAGCGCCTGATCGACGGCGGCTTCTTCGGCCGCATCCTGTCCATCCGGGGCGAGTTCGGCTACTGGGTCTTCGAGGGCGACTGGCAGCCCGCCCAGCGCCCGTCGTGGAACTACCGCGCCGAGGACGGCGGCGGCATCGTCGTCGACATGTTCCCGCACTGGGAGTACGTCCTGCACGAGCTGTTCGGCCGCGTGAAGTCCGTCCAGGCCCTCGCCACCACCCACATCCCGCAGCGCTGGGACGAGAACGACAAGCCGTACGACGCGACGGCGGACGACGCCGCGTACGGGATCTTCGAGCTCGACGGCGGCGCGATCGCCCAGATCAACTCGTCCTGGGCCGTGCGCGTCAACCGCGACGAGCTCGTCGAGTTCCAGGTCGACGGCACCGAGGGCTCCGCCGTCGCGGGCCTGCGCAACTGTCGTGCCCAGCACCGCAGTTCGACCCCGAAGCCGGTCTGGAACCCGGACATCCCCGCCACCGAGGTCTTCCGCGACCAGTGGCAGGAGGTCCCGGACAACGGCGAGTTCGACAACGGCTTCAAGGCACAGTGGGAACTCTTCCTCAAGCACGTCTACGCCGACGCCCCCTACCACTGGGACCTCCTCGCCGGCGCCCGCGGCGTCCAACTCGCCGAGCTGGGGCTGAAGTCGTCCACCGAGGGCCGCCGCCTCGACGTCCCGGAGATCTCCCTGTGA
- a CDS encoding ABC transporter permease/substrate-binding protein produces MAAETLKSGTGAGGAAAVRRLLLDNGALTALIVLVVAMSALSGDFLTTDNLLNVGVQAAVTAILAFGVTFVIVSAGIDLSVGSVAALSATVLAWSATSHGVPVFLAVLLALATGVAAGLINGFLISYGKLPPFIATLAMLSVGRGLALVISDGSPIAFPDSVSHLGDTLGGWLPVPVLVMVAMGLIAAFVLGRTYIGRSMYAIGGNEEAARLSGLRVHRQKLAIYALSGVFAAVAGVVLASRLSSAQPQAASGYELDAIAAVVIGGASLAGGTGKASGTLIGALILAVLRNGLNLLNVSAFWQQVVIGVVIALAVLLDTVRRKAGATPTAFGAPGGSKGKQVATYGIAAVATVAVVGATSFLHNGSSGSSEKKIGLSLSTLNNPFFVQIRSGAQAEAKKLGVDLTVTDAQNDANQQANQLQNFTSSNLGAIIVNPVDSDAAGNSVKAADKAKIPVIAVDRGVNKADVEALVASDNVAGGEQAAKSIAEKLGGSGKIVILQGQAGTSAARERAEGFAKGLKAYPGIQVVAQQPADFDRTKGLDVMSNLLQAHPDVQGVIAANDEMALGAIKALGSKAGKSVQVVGFDGTPDGLKAVEQGTLYASVAQQPSQLGRIAVDNALRAIEGKSVEETIKVPVKVVTKENVAGFSG; encoded by the coding sequence GTGGCCGCTGAAACGCTCAAGAGCGGTACGGGCGCCGGTGGCGCCGCGGCGGTGCGCCGTCTGCTGCTCGACAACGGCGCGCTGACCGCGCTGATCGTTCTCGTCGTCGCCATGTCGGCGCTGTCGGGTGACTTCCTGACCACCGACAACCTGCTCAACGTCGGCGTCCAGGCGGCCGTGACCGCCATCCTCGCCTTCGGTGTGACCTTCGTGATCGTCTCGGCGGGCATCGACCTGTCGGTGGGTTCGGTGGCCGCGCTGTCGGCGACCGTGCTGGCGTGGAGCGCCACGTCGCACGGGGTGCCGGTGTTCCTCGCGGTGCTGCTGGCGCTCGCGACGGGTGTCGCCGCCGGTCTGATAAACGGCTTCCTGATCTCGTACGGGAAGCTGCCGCCGTTCATCGCGACGCTCGCGATGCTGTCGGTGGGGCGCGGGCTCGCGCTGGTGATCTCTGACGGGTCGCCGATCGCGTTCCCCGACTCGGTCTCGCACCTCGGTGACACGCTCGGCGGGTGGCTGCCGGTGCCGGTGCTCGTGATGGTCGCCATGGGGCTGATCGCCGCGTTCGTCCTCGGCCGTACGTACATCGGCCGTTCGATGTACGCCATCGGTGGTAACGAGGAAGCGGCACGGCTGTCGGGCCTGCGGGTGCACCGGCAGAAGCTCGCGATCTACGCGCTGTCCGGTGTCTTCGCCGCCGTCGCCGGTGTCGTCCTCGCCTCCCGGCTCTCCTCCGCGCAGCCGCAGGCCGCGAGCGGGTACGAGCTGGACGCCATCGCCGCCGTCGTCATCGGTGGCGCCTCCCTCGCGGGGGGTACGGGTAAGGCGTCGGGGACGCTGATCGGCGCGCTGATCCTCGCGGTGCTGCGCAACGGGCTGAACCTGCTGAACGTCTCCGCGTTCTGGCAGCAGGTCGTCATCGGTGTCGTCATCGCGCTGGCGGTGCTGCTCGACACGGTGCGGCGCAAGGCCGGGGCGACGCCGACGGCGTTCGGGGCGCCCGGCGGGAGCAAGGGGAAGCAGGTCGCCACGTACGGGATCGCGGCGGTGGCGACGGTGGCGGTCGTCGGTGCGACGTCGTTCCTGCACAACGGGAGTTCCGGGTCCTCCGAGAAGAAGATCGGCCTTTCGCTCTCCACGCTCAACAACCCGTTCTTCGTGCAGATCCGGTCGGGCGCGCAGGCCGAGGCCAAGAAGCTGGGCGTCGACCTGACCGTCACCGACGCGCAGAACGACGCCAACCAGCAGGCCAACCAGCTGCAGAACTTCACCAGTTCGAACCTGGGCGCGATCATCGTCAACCCCGTGGACTCGGACGCGGCCGGCAACTCCGTGAAGGCCGCGGACAAGGCGAAGATCCCGGTCATCGCCGTCGACCGCGGCGTCAACAAGGCGGACGTGGAAGCGCTGGTCGCCTCCGACAACGTCGCCGGTGGTGAGCAGGCGGCCAAGAGCATCGCCGAGAAGCTGGGCGGCAGCGGGAAGATCGTCATCCTTCAGGGGCAGGCGGGTACGTCGGCGGCGCGCGAGCGGGCCGAGGGCTTCGCCAAGGGGCTCAAGGCGTACCCCGGGATCCAGGTCGTCGCGCAGCAGCCCGCCGACTTCGACCGGACCAAGGGGCTCGACGTCATGTCGAACCTGCTCCAGGCGCACCCGGACGTGCAGGGGGTCATCGCCGCGAACGACGAGATGGCGCTCGGCGCGATCAAGGCGCTCGGGTCGAAGGCCGGCAAGTCCGTCCAGGTCGTCGGGTTCGACGGAACTCCCGACGGGCTCAAGGCGGTTGAGCAGGGGACGCTGTACGCGTCCGTCGCGCAGCAGCCGTCGCAGCTCGGGAGGATCGCCGTGGACAACGCGCTGCGGGCGATCGAGGGGAAGTCGGTCGAGGAGACCATCAAGGTTCCGGTGAAGGTGGTCACCAAGGAGAACGTGGCCGGGTTCAGCGGGTGA
- a CDS encoding sugar phosphate isomerase/epimerase family protein, giving the protein MTVKQLSIPELVADCVELGIPGIGLWRDPVQQYGLDATAKLVRDAGLTVTTLCRGGFFTAIEPAERAAALDDNRRAIDEAATLGTDTLVLVSGGLPAGSKDLHGARERIADALSELGPYAEQHGVRLAIEPLHPMFASDRCVVSTLAQALDIAERFPAHQVGVTVDTYHIWWDDTAPAQIARAGASGRIHTFQLADWITPLPEGVLNGRGQIGDGAIDMREWRRYVEDAGYTGPIEVELFNDDLWARDGHELLKETADRFVEHAIR; this is encoded by the coding sequence ATGACGGTCAAGCAGCTGTCGATCCCCGAACTCGTCGCGGACTGCGTCGAGTTGGGCATCCCCGGCATCGGCCTGTGGCGCGACCCGGTCCAGCAGTACGGCCTCGACGCCACCGCCAAACTCGTCCGCGACGCGGGCCTGACGGTCACCACCCTGTGCCGGGGCGGCTTCTTCACGGCCATCGAACCGGCCGAGCGCGCGGCAGCCCTCGACGACAACCGCCGCGCGATCGACGAGGCCGCGACGCTGGGCACCGACACCCTCGTCCTGGTCTCCGGCGGCCTCCCGGCGGGCTCCAAGGACCTGCACGGCGCCCGCGAACGCATCGCCGACGCCCTGTCCGAGCTGGGCCCCTACGCCGAACAGCACGGCGTCCGCCTCGCCATCGAACCCCTCCACCCGATGTTCGCCTCGGACCGCTGCGTGGTCTCCACCCTCGCCCAGGCCCTCGACATCGCCGAACGCTTCCCGGCGCACCAGGTCGGCGTCACCGTCGACACGTACCACATCTGGTGGGACGACACCGCCCCCGCCCAGATCGCCCGCGCCGGCGCCTCGGGCCGCATCCACACCTTCCAACTCGCCGACTGGATCACCCCGTTGCCCGAGGGCGTCCTCAACGGCCGCGGCCAGATCGGCGACGGCGCCATCGACATGCGCGAGTGGAGGCGCTACGTCGAGGACGCCGGCTACACCGGCCCCATCGAGGTCGAACTCTTCAACGACGACCTCTGGGCCCGCGACGGCCACGAACTCCTCAAGGAGACGGCGGACCGCTTCGTGGAACACGCGATCCGCTGA
- a CDS encoding M48 family metallopeptidase: protein MRHVPRAALALLVIGLLVAGSLLLAVLVAYWLFVIGGFTVLAFFWAPPAFIFLGVVVFPLLSADVRAVRGVRRTGGLPAPAELVSPADARRLRKVVADVADAVGTAAPDHVWLTPYANASVHEVRRIFRRPRRVRHMCVGVPLLVGLTTEELRAVLCHELGHHARRHSPFSNAIYRGSSLLGELVGELDHAVLPVSDVSAVDVSMRSLASVQRRFFLLCLSFYNLVTLAIRRRQEFEADRVAAEVVGADVMGRALISSHAVAGFWDAYRTGVLDPLHAYGRTPDDPYEAFGVLVSGGGRLPRVVPPGRGSQQGSWRGSWWDSHPPLDRRLAALGWSGAVESVGVPAVKELAVMDSAAYSRSRQAVFLAPPPTGSSLYRGGSRVVRGMLAVSAFTFFVWPLWAYLGAAVARPVLWSGGILALVSALILFWQGRNSPERRDQPTTPLARAVEPIPWKVWLDSVEPWQTEAHPAKLRIVIDAYNAYRAREGSRRFCVPTFGGLLRVLNKSATDPRGAEALVFAERSAGLSRDSWGRAAFAVGLDQPLPRLAPPPVHGGAEDTGTPGRDIPAVLLVCTSALIFGAIFGGMWLPGLIKWAALVTMISLALTAVLQVVRPARYGAERPRRLRRWLNPAAAVFVTFGAVGRFGQLARGEVVPWVIVIVMVAVAYPLFDPRARVGGVRAVAAVILAAWTVADAWNS from the coding sequence GTGAGACATGTGCCGCGCGCGGCTCTGGCCCTCCTCGTCATCGGGTTGTTGGTGGCGGGCTCGCTGCTGCTCGCCGTGCTCGTCGCCTACTGGCTCTTCGTCATCGGCGGCTTCACGGTACTGGCCTTCTTCTGGGCGCCGCCCGCGTTCATCTTTCTGGGCGTGGTGGTCTTCCCGCTCCTCTCGGCGGACGTCCGTGCCGTGCGCGGTGTCCGCCGTACCGGGGGTCTGCCCGCGCCGGCGGAACTCGTCTCCCCCGCCGATGCCCGGCGGCTGCGGAAAGTGGTGGCGGACGTCGCGGACGCGGTGGGGACTGCCGCGCCGGACCATGTGTGGCTGACGCCGTACGCCAACGCGTCCGTGCACGAGGTGCGCCGGATATTCCGTCGTCCGAGGCGTGTTCGGCACATGTGTGTCGGGGTTCCGTTGCTCGTGGGGCTGACGACCGAGGAGTTGCGGGCGGTGCTCTGTCATGAGCTGGGGCATCATGCGCGGCGGCATTCGCCGTTCAGCAATGCGATCTATCGGGGGTCCTCGCTTCTCGGTGAGTTGGTGGGGGAACTCGACCATGCCGTTCTGCCGGTGAGCGATGTGTCCGCCGTTGATGTTTCCATGCGTTCTCTTGCTTCCGTTCAGCGTCGGTTTTTCTTGCTCTGTCTGTCCTTCTACAATCTGGTGACGTTGGCTATTCGGCGGCGTCAGGAGTTCGAGGCGGATCGTGTCGCGGCGGAGGTTGTCGGTGCCGATGTGATGGGCCGTGCTCTTATTTCCTCGCATGCCGTTGCGGGTTTCTGGGATGCGTATCGGACTGGGGTTCTTGATCCGCTGCATGCGTATGGGCGTACTCCGGATGATCCGTACGAGGCGTTCGGGGTGCTGGTGAGTGGGGGCGGACGGTTGCCTCGGGTTGTGCCGCCGGGGCGGGGTTCACAACAGGGCTCGTGGCGGGGTTCGTGGTGGGATTCGCACCCTCCCCTGGACCGACGGCTCGCGGCTCTTGGCTGGTCAGGGGCGGTGGAGTCCGTCGGTGTGCCTGCGGTGAAAGAGCTGGCGGTGATGGATTCGGCGGCGTACAGCCGTAGCCGTCAGGCCGTGTTCCTCGCGCCGCCGCCCACGGGAAGCTCGCTGTATCGCGGGGGTTCCCGGGTGGTCAGGGGGATGCTTGCGGTGAGTGCGTTCACGTTCTTCGTGTGGCCTTTGTGGGCTTATCTGGGTGCTGCTGTGGCTCGTCCGGTTCTGTGGTCCGGCGGTATTCTCGCTCTGGTGTCGGCCTTGATTCTGTTCTGGCAGGGCAGGAATTCTCCTGAACGCCGGGATCAGCCCACCACACCTTTGGCTCGGGCTGTCGAGCCTATTCCGTGGAAGGTGTGGCTCGACTCCGTGGAGCCGTGGCAGACGGAGGCGCATCCGGCGAAACTCCGGATCGTGATCGACGCGTACAACGCGTACCGCGCGCGGGAGGGGAGCCGTCGGTTCTGTGTTCCGACGTTCGGTGGTCTGCTGCGTGTGCTGAATAAGAGCGCGACTGATCCAAGGGGTGCCGAGGCGTTGGTTTTCGCGGAACGTTCGGCGGGGCTTTCCAGGGATTCGTGGGGCCGGGCGGCGTTCGCTGTCGGTCTGGACCAGCCGCTCCCCCGCCTCGCGCCGCCGCCCGTTCACGGAGGGGCCGAGGACACCGGGACGCCCGGCCGGGACATTCCGGCTGTCCTGCTGGTCTGCACCAGTGCCCTGATCTTCGGCGCGATCTTCGGTGGGATGTGGCTCCCGGGTCTGATCAAGTGGGCCGCCCTCGTCACCATGATCTCCCTCGCCCTCACGGCGGTACTCCAGGTTGTCAGACCTGCGAGGTACGGGGCGGAGCGGCCGAGGAGACTGCGGCGGTGGCTGAACCCGGCCGCCGCCGTCTTCGTCACCTTCGGGGCCGTCGGCCGGTTCGGTCAGCTCGCGAGGGGTGAGGTGGTGCCGTGGGTGATCGTGATCGTGATGGTCGCCGTGGCGTATCCCCTCTTCGACCCGCGTGCGCGGGTGGGCGGGGTCCGGGCGGTGGCGGCGGTGATCCTGGCGGCGTGGACCGTCGCGGACGCCTGGAACAGTTGA
- a CDS encoding ribokinase, protein MYDYDLLVVGSANADLVIGVERRPGAGETVLGSDLAVHPGGKGANQAVAAAKLGARTALLARVGDDANGRLLLDSQRDAGVDTVGVLVGGAPTGVALITVDPSGDNSIVVSPGANGRLTPEDVRAAGSLFHASRVVSAQLEIPLESVVEVVRQLPSGTRFVLNPSPPRELPAEVLAACDPLIVNEHEARVILGGGELGDDPAAWARELLAGGPKSVVVTLGSEGALVASAAEGVARVASVKVDAVDTTGAGDSFTAALAWKLGGGASLAEAAAYAARVGAVAVTRRGAQESFPTAEEVEAL, encoded by the coding sequence ATGTACGACTACGACTTGCTGGTCGTCGGGTCGGCGAACGCCGATCTCGTGATCGGGGTCGAGCGCAGGCCCGGTGCCGGGGAGACGGTGCTGGGGTCGGACCTCGCGGTCCATCCCGGCGGCAAGGGGGCCAACCAGGCTGTCGCGGCTGCCAAGTTGGGCGCGCGGACGGCGTTGCTCGCGCGGGTCGGGGACGACGCGAACGGGCGGCTGCTGCTGGACTCGCAGCGGGACGCCGGGGTCGACACGGTCGGCGTGCTGGTGGGCGGGGCGCCGACCGGGGTCGCGCTGATCACCGTCGACCCGTCGGGCGACAACAGCATCGTCGTGTCGCCCGGGGCGAACGGGCGGCTCACGCCCGAGGACGTCCGGGCCGCCGGGTCGCTGTTCCACGCGTCGCGGGTGGTGTCGGCGCAGTTGGAGATTCCGCTGGAGTCGGTCGTCGAGGTGGTGCGGCAACTGCCGTCCGGGACACGGTTCGTGCTCAATCCGTCGCCTCCGCGGGAGCTGCCCGCCGAGGTGCTGGCCGCCTGTGATCCGCTGATCGTCAACGAGCACGAGGCCCGGGTGATCCTGGGCGGCGGGGAGCTCGGGGACGATCCCGCCGCGTGGGCGCGGGAGTTGCTGGCCGGTGGGCCCAAGTCGGTTGTGGTGACGCTCGGTTCGGAGGGGGCGTTGGTCGCCTCCGCCGCCGAGGGGGTCGCGCGGGTCGCGTCCGTGAAGGTCGACGCCGTCGACACGACCGGGGCCGGGGACTCGTTCACCGCCGCGCTGGCCTGGAAGTTGGGGGGCGGGGCCTCGCTGGCGGAGGCCGCCGCCTATGCCGCTCGCGTCGGGGCCGTCGCCGTGACTCGGCGCGGGGCCCAGGAGTCGTTCCCCACCGCCGAGGAGGTCGAGGCGCTGTGA